Proteins co-encoded in one Bremerella sp. TYQ1 genomic window:
- a CDS encoding DUF4175 family protein — MTSDPQNSNPAPIHHVVVKRVEEARHGAMRRVRMRGTAWGIVTILSILLGMALFDFLLRQNDIGTRWFLSLVTIGGIIFSILWWIVPAWKWSPSLLQIAKRIEQFFPELKDKISSALFFLEQDEEDANGSSPYFRRKHINEMADTLTYTDLSVALNRQLATRAIYALLGIAFVLASVLLFSPQQFGTAVSRLAMPWKSVEWPRQNNLALVDPPEVVPLGGRATIEVEDLNQRLPEMVELQVRYESGVRPMTHPMQLDREANRMVYQLDGIQQPFEFRVQGGDDDTMTWHAVNVVRPPKFSDVQVTLAPPAYTRWLPSQSPRSIIAIEGTSIQLFGKVDQKITQANLVLEAGGKSNSYPLNIAEDGYQFSTPQPDELDEGTPLPTLAKSGNYWIEVTVESGLKKAEGQRYPVRVIPDKAPVVSWIQPDRNRSLTSSALLELSAGVRDDLQTQNVKLLVKKSADDSVLLEELLYEGPEDRPFESAPSNLVMGASQDLEISYALDLAKLENLVPGDVLELTILADDYRPQQGKSLPRVITIISEEQLDQRVNRQQREIITKIAEARRLQQDARQQTRSVEIKLEEGSELGPAELANLQNGEQNQKSVREKLTGGRDSAAQQIDELLEELKQNRQADHDASEILQDLKEKIEAVANSELSPIESEITELRRQAPKSGEASSGESETSESSQANTPSGDSRSGEEQSNGDEPSESSDSPDSEASENPMSPSEEKEEPGKRTKDQLEEIGKRQEKVAGELQDWQNDLNKWDTFRRFAMDVRELANRQQDLSKNVEAKQAETLGQDVERMTPEERADLKQMAEQQANLAGELDRIQSRMRDMLENNPESEEVADTLKDAVSENRDSAVSQRMRQASQRIEENQLSSAKESQEQVAKSLEDVLDTLQNRRETDKKELLRKLAETSQELEELQNQQKELKRKAEDAQSQSANDSQSQQSQQRQSQQRQMEKLSQQAKQLQEQAEQLARKLERLSANKAAEKVRDAAQRLEDAAQNAQNMDAQQLQDEIDQAQQDLEDAQQELQKQQEQVQQDLAQEQAAKLKQSIEQLIIRQTRIRDELVRLDEFNTANGQLTAGQQQTLAGTALEQAMLTDEIRLFADSIAKAEVYYLSLQLTAEVTTDLSRLLDTGKVDAQMLSLANEAVDRLEQLIAAMEEEQKQSPTQNQEQQENQEQQEQGQQQASGSQDGISQTAQLRLLKMMQQSLKARTESIGKRLEAAAEEIDQAELARLSAEQGRLSEMTLNLIKNTEEEMFDPDNLPDIEPAEPEPAEPSQEDDNEV, encoded by the coding sequence ATGACCTCAGATCCTCAAAACTCGAATCCCGCACCTATCCATCACGTGGTCGTCAAGCGTGTGGAAGAAGCTCGCCATGGGGCGATGCGTCGGGTTCGTATGCGCGGAACCGCCTGGGGAATCGTAACGATCCTCTCGATTTTGCTTGGGATGGCCCTGTTCGATTTCTTGCTTCGCCAAAACGATATCGGTACGCGTTGGTTTCTTTCGCTGGTAACTATCGGTGGAATCATCTTTTCGATCCTTTGGTGGATCGTGCCGGCGTGGAAGTGGTCACCGTCGCTTCTGCAGATTGCTAAACGGATCGAGCAGTTCTTTCCAGAACTGAAAGACAAGATTTCGAGCGCCTTGTTTTTCTTGGAGCAAGACGAAGAAGATGCCAACGGAAGTTCGCCTTACTTCCGTCGAAAACATATCAACGAAATGGCCGACACGTTAACGTATACCGACTTGTCGGTGGCTCTCAATCGACAACTGGCAACGCGTGCGATCTATGCGTTGCTCGGCATTGCGTTCGTACTTGCCTCGGTACTGTTATTCTCTCCTCAGCAGTTTGGCACCGCGGTCAGTCGCTTGGCCATGCCTTGGAAGTCGGTCGAGTGGCCTCGGCAAAATAACTTAGCGTTGGTCGATCCTCCGGAGGTTGTCCCCCTGGGAGGTCGCGCGACGATCGAAGTGGAGGACCTCAATCAACGCCTGCCAGAGATGGTAGAACTCCAGGTGCGTTACGAATCTGGTGTTCGTCCGATGACGCATCCGATGCAGTTAGATCGAGAAGCGAATCGGATGGTGTATCAGCTGGACGGAATTCAGCAGCCGTTCGAGTTTCGCGTCCAAGGGGGGGATGACGACACGATGACCTGGCATGCGGTCAATGTAGTTCGTCCGCCGAAGTTCTCGGACGTACAAGTTACATTGGCTCCGCCTGCCTATACACGCTGGTTACCAAGTCAATCGCCTCGGTCAATTATCGCGATCGAAGGAACCAGCATTCAGCTATTCGGCAAAGTCGACCAGAAAATTACCCAGGCCAACTTGGTGCTGGAAGCAGGCGGCAAGTCGAATTCCTATCCATTAAACATCGCTGAAGACGGATACCAGTTTTCAACGCCTCAGCCAGATGAATTGGACGAGGGCACGCCACTCCCTACGCTTGCCAAAAGTGGCAACTATTGGATTGAAGTGACCGTCGAGTCAGGGCTAAAGAAGGCCGAGGGGCAGCGTTACCCGGTGCGAGTCATCCCAGACAAGGCTCCCGTTGTTTCTTGGATTCAACCAGATAGAAATCGTTCGTTGACCTCGTCGGCATTGCTCGAGCTTTCTGCTGGTGTACGGGACGATCTTCAAACACAAAACGTAAAGTTGTTGGTTAAGAAGTCGGCGGATGATTCCGTTCTCTTGGAGGAACTTCTCTACGAAGGCCCGGAAGATCGGCCGTTCGAGTCCGCCCCCAGCAACCTGGTGATGGGGGCCAGTCAGGATTTGGAGATCAGCTATGCCCTTGATCTGGCAAAGCTCGAAAATCTTGTGCCAGGCGACGTGTTGGAACTGACGATTTTGGCGGACGATTACCGGCCGCAGCAAGGAAAGAGCTTGCCACGAGTAATTACGATTATCTCCGAAGAACAGTTGGATCAACGTGTCAATCGTCAACAGCGAGAGATCATTACCAAGATCGCCGAAGCTCGTCGGCTTCAACAAGATGCCCGGCAGCAGACGCGTAGTGTTGAGATAAAGTTGGAAGAAGGATCGGAGCTTGGTCCAGCTGAACTCGCCAATCTTCAAAATGGCGAGCAAAACCAGAAGAGCGTCCGTGAAAAGCTTACCGGAGGTCGCGACAGCGCTGCTCAGCAAATTGACGAACTGCTCGAGGAACTAAAGCAGAATCGGCAAGCCGATCATGACGCCTCGGAAATTTTACAAGACCTCAAAGAGAAGATCGAAGCCGTTGCCAATTCCGAGTTGTCGCCGATCGAATCCGAAATAACGGAACTGCGACGCCAGGCACCAAAGTCAGGGGAAGCTTCGTCAGGCGAATCTGAGACAAGTGAGTCCTCCCAGGCAAACACGCCCAGTGGTGATTCACGCTCTGGGGAAGAACAGTCAAATGGCGATGAGCCTTCAGAAAGTAGCGACTCGCCTGATTCGGAAGCATCTGAGAATCCGATGAGTCCTTCGGAGGAGAAGGAAGAGCCAGGTAAACGTACGAAAGATCAGCTGGAAGAAATCGGCAAGCGGCAGGAAAAAGTCGCTGGCGAGTTGCAAGACTGGCAGAACGATCTCAACAAGTGGGATACGTTCCGCCGATTCGCCATGGATGTCCGAGAGCTGGCGAACCGACAACAAGATCTCAGCAAAAACGTCGAAGCGAAACAGGCCGAAACATTGGGGCAAGATGTCGAGCGGATGACGCCGGAGGAACGCGCCGATCTCAAGCAAATGGCCGAACAGCAAGCGAACCTGGCCGGTGAACTGGATCGTATTCAATCGCGGATGCGTGACATGCTGGAAAACAATCCGGAAAGCGAAGAGGTGGCCGACACGCTTAAGGATGCGGTAAGTGAAAATCGTGACTCAGCCGTATCTCAAAGAATGCGTCAGGCCAGCCAACGGATTGAAGAGAACCAGCTTTCGTCTGCCAAAGAGTCGCAAGAGCAAGTAGCCAAATCTTTGGAGGATGTGCTCGATACGTTGCAAAATCGTCGCGAGACCGACAAAAAAGAGTTACTTCGCAAGCTAGCAGAAACGTCGCAAGAGCTCGAGGAACTGCAGAATCAGCAAAAAGAACTAAAGCGGAAAGCGGAGGATGCTCAATCGCAATCGGCGAATGATTCCCAATCGCAGCAGTCTCAACAGCGGCAGTCTCAACAGCGGCAGATGGAGAAACTCTCGCAACAGGCCAAGCAGCTTCAGGAACAAGCCGAGCAACTTGCACGAAAGTTAGAGCGTCTGTCTGCCAACAAAGCCGCCGAAAAAGTTCGCGACGCTGCCCAGCGACTGGAGGATGCGGCGCAAAACGCCCAGAACATGGACGCTCAGCAGCTACAAGATGAAATCGATCAAGCTCAGCAGGACTTAGAAGATGCCCAACAGGAGCTTCAAAAGCAGCAAGAGCAAGTTCAACAAGATCTAGCCCAGGAACAAGCGGCGAAGTTGAAGCAATCGATCGAACAGCTCATTATTCGTCAAACACGCATTCGCGACGAACTGGTTCGCTTGGATGAATTCAACACTGCTAACGGGCAGCTCACTGCCGGGCAACAGCAGACGCTCGCCGGGACGGCGCTTGAGCAAGCAATGTTAACCGACGAAATCCGGTTGTTTGCCGATTCGATTGCGAAAGCAGAGGTCTATTACTTGTCGTTGCAGTTGACGGCGGAAGTCACGACCGATTTGTCGCGTTTGCTCGATACCGGAAAAGTCGACGCCCAAATGCTTTCCCTCGCAAACGAAGCGGTCGATCGGCTTGAGCAGTTGATTGCTGCGATGGAAGAAGAGCAGAAGCAATCGCCAACGCAAAATCAAGAGCAACAGGAAAACCAGGAACAACAAGAGCAAGGGCAACAACAAGCGTCCGGCAGCCAAGATGGAATCAGCCAAACAGCTCAGCTCCGTCTACTGAAGATGATGCAGCAGTCGCTCAAGGCTCGGACGGAATCGATCGGCAAGCGTCTTGAGGCTGCAGCCGAAGAAATCGACCAAGCGGAACTCGCTCGCCTCTCGGCAGAGCAGGGGCGGTTGTCCGAGATGACGTTGAACTTGATTAAGAATACCGAGGAAGAGATGTTCGATCCTGACAATCTTCCCGACATCGAACCAGCCGAGCCAGAACCGGCCGAGCCATCGCAGGAGGATGACAATGAAGTTTAA
- a CDS encoding BatA domain-containing protein, protein MNPFAFSSATMLLWGLAAAAPILIHLWNRRRYRETDWAAMKFLLAAMKKNRRRIQVEQLLLLIVRCAILLFFAIALADISCVGGSGLANFGGPGSSTHTVLVIDHSFSMAYGEEGQTRLDKAKEMARRIISEAAEGDGFTLLTMGRITKGVISEPAFDPDDVLRELDQITIDPGVAVLDLALAEIEGTLRIASRDFPRLRRAQVCVLTDYGDVTWKDAASQTSEQLLSKIEEQAVVRMFDFGQTQTTNSAIIGAKQLTPYVTPDEGVRFRVDVSCDNASELPSQVLQMIVDGRLVSQKVVPFVDDQVVSVEMTSVFNEPGTHQVEFRLDDDLLEVDNRWYVVVEVKQQIRVLCLADDVPSLKFLQFALDPSDSIQSSIKVDTMNASAMMDIDLLAYDAVYVSNVAQISPEESKVLRSFAQRGGGLVFFLGDRVQAASYNANVAGSSNDAAETLLPCKFAGPSARGEYFFDPRQYESDLLEPFRGQQAGGLLTTPIWNYYQVSVPEDSPIQTDLWFGSGDPAILSWRYQPPADAEEETSARLGGNVILFSLPASTDSVDRSLDPPEAWTVFPTWPSFPPLVQESLAMAMSSQVDRRNRKLGEAFEGVIEGNAGASLIEIILPDGQTSRVEPIARDDRLFWAFDSTDQVGIYQSKSLTDGSEEVVEFAVNVDPRESDLTRVAFDDLPAALQPGDRGLGPDGRGQIASMPFSIELFRYALVLVLGLLFLESFLAFRFGAGAR, encoded by the coding sequence GTGAACCCTTTCGCGTTTTCTAGTGCGACGATGCTCTTGTGGGGATTGGCAGCCGCTGCGCCGATTCTCATTCATCTATGGAATCGTCGTCGCTACCGCGAAACCGATTGGGCTGCAATGAAGTTTCTTTTGGCGGCGATGAAGAAAAATCGACGACGCATCCAAGTCGAGCAGCTTCTGTTGTTGATCGTTCGATGTGCGATCCTGTTGTTCTTTGCGATTGCTTTAGCGGACATCTCCTGTGTCGGCGGTTCTGGACTGGCAAACTTTGGCGGCCCCGGTTCATCGACGCATACTGTTTTAGTTATTGATCACTCTTTTAGCATGGCCTATGGAGAAGAGGGGCAGACTCGCCTAGATAAAGCGAAGGAAATGGCGAGACGCATTATCAGTGAAGCAGCCGAAGGAGATGGGTTCACGCTGCTGACGATGGGAAGAATTACAAAGGGCGTGATTTCCGAACCTGCGTTCGATCCTGACGATGTGTTGCGAGAACTCGATCAGATAACCATTGATCCTGGCGTTGCCGTTTTAGATCTCGCGTTGGCAGAAATCGAGGGAACGCTACGAATTGCATCACGCGATTTTCCTCGTCTGCGACGTGCTCAAGTTTGTGTCCTGACAGACTACGGTGACGTTACCTGGAAAGATGCCGCTTCGCAAACCAGTGAACAACTTCTCTCCAAGATCGAAGAGCAGGCAGTCGTCCGTATGTTTGATTTTGGACAGACACAAACAACCAACAGTGCGATTATAGGTGCTAAACAACTGACGCCTTATGTGACGCCCGACGAAGGCGTGCGATTCCGAGTTGATGTGTCTTGCGACAACGCTTCGGAGTTGCCAAGTCAGGTTCTACAGATGATCGTCGACGGACGACTGGTGTCCCAAAAGGTAGTACCGTTTGTAGATGATCAAGTCGTGTCTGTAGAAATGACTTCGGTCTTCAATGAGCCAGGCACGCACCAAGTCGAGTTTCGCCTGGATGACGATCTGCTGGAGGTGGACAATCGCTGGTATGTCGTCGTGGAAGTAAAGCAGCAGATTCGCGTGCTTTGCCTTGCGGACGATGTGCCGTCGCTTAAGTTCTTGCAGTTCGCCCTTGATCCGTCCGATTCGATTCAATCGTCGATCAAAGTCGATACGATGAATGCTTCCGCGATGATGGATATCGATTTGCTCGCATACGATGCCGTCTACGTTTCCAATGTTGCTCAGATTTCCCCGGAGGAATCGAAGGTACTGCGGAGCTTCGCACAGCGCGGTGGAGGATTGGTCTTTTTTCTCGGCGATCGGGTCCAAGCAGCAAGCTACAACGCCAACGTGGCAGGTAGCAGCAATGATGCTGCAGAAACGTTGCTTCCCTGCAAGTTTGCTGGACCCTCGGCCCGAGGAGAATACTTCTTTGATCCGCGGCAATATGAAAGTGACTTGCTCGAACCATTTCGAGGTCAGCAAGCAGGTGGTCTTCTGACGACTCCCATTTGGAATTACTACCAAGTATCTGTTCCAGAGGATTCACCGATTCAAACCGACTTGTGGTTTGGCAGTGGTGATCCTGCGATCCTCTCGTGGCGTTATCAACCGCCAGCAGATGCCGAGGAGGAAACTTCAGCTCGACTAGGCGGGAACGTCATTCTATTTAGTTTGCCAGCAAGCACGGACTCTGTGGACCGATCACTCGATCCGCCAGAGGCATGGACCGTATTTCCAACTTGGCCTAGTTTTCCTCCATTGGTCCAAGAGTCGCTCGCGATGGCGATGTCCTCTCAGGTCGATCGACGTAATCGGAAGCTCGGCGAGGCATTCGAGGGCGTAATTGAGGGGAACGCTGGAGCAAGTCTGATCGAAATCATTCTTCCTGATGGGCAGACAAGTCGCGTCGAGCCTATCGCGAGAGATGATCGCTTGTTTTGGGCGTTTGATTCAACTGATCAGGTGGGCATCTATCAGTCGAAGTCTCTTACGGATGGATCGGAAGAAGTGGTCGAATTTGCGGTCAATGTTGATCCGCGTGAAAGTGATCTTACGCGAGTAGCGTTCGACGATTTACCAGCGGCATTACAGCCAGGGGATCGCGGATTAGGGCCTGACGGGCGAGGGCAGATCGCGTCGATGCCGTTTTCGATCGAGCTGTTTCGTTACGCGTTAGTCCTTGTCTTAGGTTTATTGTTTTTGGAGAGTTTCCTGGCCTTTCGATTTGGGGCCGGTGCACGATGA
- a CDS encoding DUF58 domain-containing protein, with protein sequence MSTLLDPQTLANVQGLRLRAKHIVEGLIAGSHRSPHRGFSIEFAEHRDYAPGDDLRYLDWKVLGRTDKYYIKQFEDETNLICNLVVDVSESMQYKGPESALSKLEYAQCISATLAWLVLQQQDAVGLVTFDEQVRSLVPPSGSPVQLQQVIDVLQSAESKEKTQIGPLLHELSGRLSRRGLVIVLSDFFDDVDSIMAGLKHLRFRKHDIILMHVLDPAELDFPFDRPTMFHGLEAFPELLADPTSVRKAYREEVESFVTDLRSQALANQMDYVQVRTDQPLDAVLRNFFNHRNARLV encoded by the coding sequence TTGTCGACGCTTTTAGATCCTCAGACGCTGGCTAACGTTCAGGGGTTACGCCTCCGAGCCAAGCACATCGTAGAAGGGCTGATCGCCGGTTCGCATCGTAGTCCGCATCGTGGTTTCTCGATCGAATTCGCCGAGCATCGCGATTATGCCCCAGGGGATGATCTGCGCTATCTCGACTGGAAAGTGCTCGGGCGAACTGACAAATACTACATCAAGCAGTTCGAAGACGAGACCAACCTGATCTGTAATTTGGTCGTCGATGTCAGCGAAAGTATGCAATACAAGGGACCTGAGTCGGCCCTTTCCAAGTTGGAATACGCTCAATGTATTTCAGCGACGCTGGCCTGGTTGGTGTTGCAGCAACAAGATGCCGTAGGCCTGGTGACTTTTGACGAGCAAGTACGCTCGCTGGTTCCTCCCAGCGGCAGCCCTGTTCAATTGCAACAGGTGATTGATGTATTGCAATCGGCCGAATCGAAGGAGAAAACCCAGATTGGACCTCTTTTGCACGAACTATCTGGCCGGCTCAGTCGTCGTGGCTTAGTGATCGTGCTTAGCGACTTCTTTGACGATGTCGACTCGATCATGGCCGGCTTGAAGCATCTGCGTTTTCGCAAGCACGATATCATTTTGATGCACGTGCTCGATCCTGCCGAACTCGACTTTCCGTTTGATCGGCCGACGATGTTCCATGGCTTGGAAGCTTTTCCAGAACTATTGGCGGATCCAACGTCAGTGAGGAAAGCATATCGAGAAGAGGTGGAATCGTTTGTCACCGATTTGCGAAGTCAGGCATTGGCCAATCAGATGGACTATGTACAAGTCCGCACAGATCAGCCGCTGGATGCTGTCCTGAGAAACTTTTTTAATCACCGAAATGCCCGCCTCGTTTAG
- a CDS encoding MoxR family ATPase: MSSENDAAAAARLAEAYELLQREIGRVIVGQEEVVEQLLIALFAGGHCLLEGVPGLAKTLMVRSLASALHLEFNRIQFTPDLMPSDITGTEIIQENRSTGERAYRFIPGPIFSNVILADEINRTPPKTQAALLESMQEKQVTAGGSKHALPSPFFVLATQNPIEQEGTYPLPEAQLDRFMFNVRIDYPTEMEELEIVKRTTADVRTEISPLLSGDEILQLSQVVRRVPVADPVAQYAIRLVRMTRRGNDIPSQMEPYIQWGAGPRASQFLILGAKARAILHGREFATTDDVKAVALPVLRHRIRTSFNADAEGITTDHVVQQLLDNVSTTVEDTQFVDAFRSSDAG; this comes from the coding sequence ATGAGTAGCGAGAATGATGCCGCCGCAGCAGCACGGTTGGCTGAAGCTTACGAACTTCTTCAGCGTGAGATTGGCCGCGTGATCGTGGGCCAGGAAGAGGTGGTCGAGCAGTTGTTGATTGCCTTGTTCGCCGGAGGGCACTGCTTGCTGGAAGGGGTCCCAGGACTCGCTAAAACGTTAATGGTGCGATCGTTGGCCAGTGCGTTGCATTTGGAGTTCAACCGAATCCAGTTCACGCCAGATCTGATGCCGTCAGATATTACAGGGACAGAAATCATTCAAGAGAATCGTTCGACTGGCGAACGAGCTTACCGATTCATCCCTGGGCCCATTTTCAGCAATGTGATCCTAGCGGACGAAATCAATCGTACTCCACCCAAGACCCAAGCGGCGCTGCTTGAGTCGATGCAGGAAAAGCAAGTCACTGCCGGTGGATCGAAGCATGCGTTGCCCTCTCCGTTTTTCGTTTTAGCAACACAGAACCCGATTGAACAAGAAGGTACCTATCCACTTCCTGAGGCTCAGTTGGACCGCTTTATGTTCAACGTGCGGATTGATTACCCTACGGAAATGGAAGAGCTGGAAATCGTCAAACGCACGACTGCCGATGTGCGTACAGAGATCTCGCCGTTGTTGTCCGGAGATGAGATCTTGCAGCTTTCGCAGGTAGTGCGACGTGTTCCGGTGGCCGATCCTGTGGCTCAGTACGCTATTCGCTTGGTGCGTATGACGCGTCGAGGCAATGATATTCCATCGCAGATGGAGCCATACATCCAGTGGGGAGCAGGCCCTCGGGCCAGTCAGTTCCTCATCTTAGGGGCCAAGGCTCGAGCCATTTTGCATGGCCGCGAGTTTGCGACTACCGACGACGTAAAAGCAGTGGCACTTCCTGTTTTGCGCCATCGAATTCGAACTAGCTTTAATGCCGATGCCGAGGGCATTACAACCGATCACGTTGTTCAGCAGCTTTTAGATAACGTTTCCACCACGGTAGAGGATACGCAATTTGTCGACGCTTTTAGATCCTCAGACGCTGGCTAA
- a CDS encoding PQQ-binding-like beta-propeller repeat protein, producing MILRPMLTSRSAGLVWVLSLLLLGASPVKGQVGDIFARAEFSLTVDLPETKNDTKNLLAQVDQQLQQKKWQDAIDTLERLIASHGSELIAQGRDQVDLGSEYVYYVELKTYLQRRISEYARKSPEFLDVYRSRIDALAQEEFERATQSRNPALLAAVIDNYFLSQYADDALLSLGDLLLEQGRLNEARTAWERIAPRFRTPEDPNGILLAMPGQSLWVAVDGIDWEEHRDYVRQLLNDSDSSSSLETAADSDVDPAAVWVRLCLASWLEGSSERARVELKLLQQLYPQERGYLGGREVNYSDYLATLLKSSPGELEAATKKNWPTFAGAYARTADASLPKGAETYEPNWSISLEPHSLSRGVPRNGFADEGRSRTAADLTTESFDALNSTFPIVIGENVVVADEQRVRAFELASGLPAFPSGGSQVFERADLDYGMFHTTNRSGDFSFSMGSGRRRGSPLSAMQLKLIHALGPARFTLASKDTKLVARVGTTAIGVPYAQAQFQDPADMVVFDMRKEGKMEAKIPPVTELSGPWSFEGTAILQGERLYCGMTKSGVRDESAVACFDWTTSQMLWRRTVCLTQPYGSGLVTEGEYGFRSHNLLTLKDGVLYYNSNHGVIAALEADRGSLLWLTHYPRRDLIPSSLEQSHQQVQRNANPCLVTRGLVISMPLDSERLFALDAATGQLVWQTVPGGIDPVHLIGATEEDVLVSGEQLFWVQLHSGKIRAEFPAEENSYRDRGYGRGALVGDQVYWPTRETIFRLNIKLSGDGSVVEAAKPIDLSQFGEEGGNVVVAGGQMIVASPSRMTVYTPTQLIAPPDKTPE from the coding sequence ATGATTCTTAGGCCAATGCTTACATCGCGGTCCGCAGGACTTGTTTGGGTCCTTTCCCTCTTGCTCCTGGGCGCATCGCCAGTGAAGGGCCAAGTCGGGGATATCTTTGCCCGAGCTGAATTTTCGTTAACGGTCGACCTGCCGGAAACGAAGAACGATACCAAGAATCTTCTCGCTCAAGTCGATCAGCAGCTTCAGCAGAAAAAGTGGCAAGATGCAATCGACACGCTCGAACGCTTGATTGCCAGCCATGGGAGCGAACTGATCGCCCAAGGACGTGATCAAGTCGATCTAGGTAGCGAGTACGTCTATTATGTCGAACTGAAGACCTACCTGCAGCGACGCATCTCGGAGTATGCACGAAAGTCCCCCGAGTTTTTAGACGTTTATCGATCGCGGATCGACGCACTCGCTCAGGAAGAGTTCGAGAGAGCCACACAATCGAGGAATCCAGCTTTACTGGCTGCGGTCATCGATAACTATTTCTTAAGCCAATATGCTGACGACGCTTTGCTCAGCTTGGGAGATCTACTTCTAGAGCAAGGAAGATTGAACGAGGCTCGAACTGCATGGGAGAGAATCGCCCCTCGTTTTCGTACCCCCGAGGATCCCAATGGAATTCTCTTAGCGATGCCAGGGCAATCGCTTTGGGTTGCCGTGGATGGAATCGACTGGGAGGAACATCGCGATTACGTTCGTCAGCTTCTAAATGACAGCGATAGTTCAAGCTCGCTCGAAACAGCAGCCGATAGCGACGTCGACCCGGCCGCGGTCTGGGTACGTCTTTGCTTGGCATCGTGGTTAGAAGGAAGTTCAGAAAGAGCACGTGTCGAGCTCAAGTTGCTTCAGCAGTTGTATCCCCAAGAGCGAGGTTACTTGGGCGGCCGCGAAGTGAATTATTCCGACTATCTAGCGACTTTATTGAAGTCTTCTCCCGGTGAGCTAGAGGCGGCAACTAAAAAGAACTGGCCCACATTCGCCGGAGCGTATGCTCGGACCGCCGATGCGTCGCTACCGAAAGGTGCCGAGACTTATGAACCTAATTGGAGCATCTCGCTCGAGCCTCATTCTCTTTCCCGAGGTGTGCCTCGTAATGGCTTCGCCGATGAAGGGCGAAGTCGTACGGCGGCAGATTTAACGACGGAATCGTTTGACGCGCTGAACAGCACATTTCCTATTGTGATCGGTGAGAATGTCGTCGTTGCCGACGAGCAAAGGGTTCGCGCATTTGAGTTAGCGAGCGGTCTGCCGGCATTTCCTTCCGGAGGAAGTCAAGTATTCGAGCGAGCCGATCTCGACTATGGAATGTTCCATACAACCAACCGATCTGGCGACTTCAGCTTTAGCATGGGAAGTGGTCGCCGTCGAGGTTCGCCACTTTCTGCCATGCAGTTGAAATTGATTCATGCGCTCGGCCCGGCACGTTTCACGCTGGCGTCTAAAGACACAAAGTTGGTTGCTCGAGTTGGAACCACTGCGATTGGCGTTCCTTACGCTCAAGCTCAGTTCCAAGACCCAGCCGATATGGTCGTCTTCGATATGCGGAAAGAAGGGAAAATGGAGGCGAAAATTCCTCCTGTGACCGAGCTTTCTGGGCCATGGTCCTTCGAGGGCACGGCCATCCTGCAAGGCGAGCGTCTTTATTGCGGCATGACAAAGTCCGGTGTGCGCGATGAGTCAGCCGTTGCCTGCTTCGACTGGACCACGTCGCAGATGCTATGGCGAAGAACGGTCTGCCTCACTCAGCCGTACGGCAGTGGGTTGGTAACGGAAGGGGAATACGGATTCCGCTCCCACAACTTGCTGACGCTAAAAGATGGCGTGTTGTACTACAACTCGAATCACGGCGTTATCGCGGCATTGGAAGCCGATCGAGGGAGCCTGCTTTGGTTGACCCATTATCCTCGTCGAGACTTGATTCCCAGCTCATTAGAGCAATCGCATCAGCAAGTGCAGCGCAACGCTAATCCATGCCTGGTCACTCGTGGTTTAGTGATTTCCATGCCGCTCGATAGCGAGAGACTGTTCGCGCTGGATGCTGCCACGGGGCAGCTTGTGTGGCAAACGGTTCCTGGCGGGATCGATCCCGTTCATTTGATCGGCGCAACCGAAGAAGATGTGCTGGTCAGCGGTGAGCAACTGTTTTGGGTCCAGCTACATTCCGGCAAGATTCGTGCAGAGTTTCCGGCCGAAGAGAACTCGTATCGCGATAGAGGGTACGGCCGCGGAGCATTGGTCGGAGACCAGGTTTACTGGCCAACTCGGGAAACCATTTTTCGACTCAATATCAAATTATCCGGCGATGGCTCTGTCGTCGAGGCAGCGAAGCCAATTGATTTATCTCAATTCGGTGAAGAAGGTGGTAACGTCGTTGTCGCTGGCGGGCAAATGATCGTTGCCTCGCCAAGTCGAATGACGGTTTACACCCCAACTCAATTGATCGCTCCACCGGACAAAACACCTGAGTAA
- a CDS encoding DUF420 domain-containing protein — protein sequence MDLVTILPHVNASLNGLATLLLVIGFVLIKQGKVEAHKWTMLGCFGVSVIFLVCYLLYHGLMEGHSKTFPAYPPDVVRYAYYLMLLTHVVLAAVVPFLAVITIYLGLKDRREAHRKFAKWTFPIWLYVSITGVLVYLCLYQFFPAEVPA from the coding sequence GTGGACTTGGTAACGATCTTGCCGCACGTCAATGCTTCGCTCAATGGTTTGGCGACTTTGCTCTTGGTGATCGGTTTTGTCCTGATCAAGCAGGGCAAAGTCGAGGCGCACAAATGGACGATGCTGGGGTGCTTTGGCGTCTCGGTCATCTTTTTAGTTTGTTATCTCCTTTATCATGGATTGATGGAGGGGCATAGCAAAACCTTTCCGGCGTACCCGCCCGATGTGGTTCGTTACGCCTACTATTTGATGCTGCTGACGCACGTGGTTTTGGCTGCGGTTGTTCCGTTTCTCGCCGTCATTACGATTTACCTGGGCCTGAAAGACCGTCGTGAGGCGCACCGGAAGTTTGCGAAGTGGACGTTCCCAATTTGGCTTTACGTTTCCATTACCGGCGTCTTGGTGTATCTTTGCTTGTATCAGTTTTTTCCAGCCGAAGTTCCGGCCTAG